One genomic segment of Deinococcus depolymerans includes these proteins:
- a CDS encoding tyrosine-type recombinase/integrase translates to MEASDLQIAAEQFLTGLNRSPATVRAYRADLTHLQRWLQDSGRELDAAALEAYFAAHTWAASTHNRKQTTIERFCRWSQQHGGPDLDPTRHLERPKIPPPHPRGLRRDDIERIFAVIPARQTRDTLLFRLVFETGLRISEALNIHLDDLDLAKGDEHLTVLGKGAQRRTVLLYDPGLVNALRKYLRSLDYTHGPLFQAQKNGRGGPLRYQSVQERWQGYAASAGVLCSLHQLRHSHATELVNGGVSLGTIRKRLGHRHIQTTLRYAEISDASADAELRIWRRKQR, encoded by the coding sequence ATGGAAGCGAGTGACCTTCAAATCGCCGCCGAGCAGTTCCTGACGGGACTGAACCGCAGTCCGGCCACCGTCCGGGCCTACCGGGCAGACCTGACCCACCTCCAGCGCTGGTTGCAGGACAGCGGCAGGGAGCTGGATGCAGCGGCTCTGGAAGCGTACTTCGCAGCGCACACGTGGGCTGCTTCTACCCACAACCGCAAGCAGACGACCATCGAGCGCTTCTGTCGCTGGAGTCAGCAACATGGCGGGCCAGATCTTGACCCCACCCGCCATCTCGAACGTCCCAAAATTCCGCCGCCCCACCCGCGCGGTCTGCGTCGGGACGACATCGAGCGCATCTTTGCCGTCATTCCTGCGCGGCAAACGCGGGACACTCTGCTGTTCCGGCTGGTCTTCGAGACCGGGCTGCGGATCAGCGAGGCGCTGAACATCCATCTGGACGATCTGGATCTTGCCAAGGGAGATGAACACCTGACCGTACTGGGCAAGGGAGCGCAGCGCCGGACGGTGCTGCTCTATGATCCCGGCCTGGTGAACGCGCTGCGGAAGTATCTGCGGTCTCTGGACTACACACATGGGCCGTTGTTTCAGGCCCAGAAGAACGGGCGCGGTGGGCCGCTGCGGTATCAGAGTGTGCAGGAACGCTGGCAGGGCTACGCCGCGAGCGCAGGCGTGCTTTGCAGCCTGCATCAGTTGCGCCACAGCCACGCGACGGAACTGGTGAATGGGGGCGTCAGTCTGGGGACCATCCGCAAGCGGCTGGGCCACCGCCACATCCAGACCACCTTGCGGTATGCCGAAATCAGCGACGCTTCAGCCGATGCGGAACTCCGAATCTGGCGGCGTAAACAGCGCTGA
- a CDS encoding alkaline phosphatase gives MKRILMTALLLSASASAAKLQVYPYDGAQFVPGQHFDLRVEAEDVRDFKDAVITLNGQAVTGLVKTTTKDTSVEWTVRAQSLGVGTHTLSVTFTDAGGPVTKIAKWTVAATRPEGFQSLFYKPKARNVILFIADGLGWNTVNAAKLVAYPYNPANGTPTGKLAMETGLSSMATVTTSSFDSALADSANTASSIATGQKIQVNALNVYPDNTADTLDNPRVETITAMLKRSMGKSVGLVSSAFGTDATPAAFASYTRRRGDYQAIADQYFNGDVKPDVLLIGGSRDFIPSTSPGSRRKDTTDWIDGSQKLGYQFVSTRTELNAATGSKLFGLFNIDNIPSYLDRAQYKGKETLGDFTDMPFLWDSTKKAVETLDKNPNGFFLMVEAGMVDKYEHPLDWQRAVWDVLELDKAVAWAKEYAKTHPDTLILVTADHAHSLSVYGGYDATKGPGKREAVGTYEKAGFPTYGDQRDANGFPVPETSRTYAVGFAATPDYCETYLGRPQFLDPTVSNGKTGAEAGFVPNPKICGEGAVQRVGNLDPASAQGVHTADPLPLFAFGPGAENFSGVIDQTEIFFGIARAMGLDARTNK, from the coding sequence ATGAAGAGAATCCTGATGACGGCCCTGCTGCTGAGCGCCTCGGCGTCCGCGGCCAAACTGCAGGTGTATCCCTACGACGGCGCCCAGTTCGTTCCCGGGCAACACTTCGATCTGCGCGTCGAGGCGGAGGACGTCAGGGACTTCAAAGACGCCGTGATCACCCTCAACGGCCAGGCCGTCACCGGACTCGTCAAGACCACCACCAAGGACACCAGCGTCGAGTGGACCGTGCGCGCCCAGAGCCTCGGCGTCGGCACGCACACGCTCAGCGTGACCTTCACCGACGCGGGCGGTCCGGTCACGAAAATCGCGAAGTGGACCGTCGCCGCGACGCGCCCTGAGGGCTTCCAGTCACTCTTCTACAAGCCCAAGGCCAGGAACGTGATCCTGTTCATCGCCGACGGGCTGGGCTGGAACACCGTGAACGCCGCCAAACTGGTCGCGTACCCCTACAATCCCGCCAACGGCACCCCGACCGGGAAGCTCGCCATGGAAACGGGCCTGTCCAGCATGGCCACCGTCACCACCAGCAGTTTCGACAGCGCCCTGGCCGACAGCGCCAACACCGCCAGCAGCATCGCCACTGGCCAGAAGATTCAGGTGAACGCTCTGAACGTCTACCCGGACAACACGGCCGACACGCTGGACAACCCGCGCGTGGAAACCATCACCGCCATGCTCAAGCGCAGCATGGGCAAGAGCGTCGGCCTGGTCTCCAGCGCGTTCGGGACCGACGCGACGCCCGCCGCGTTCGCGTCCTACACCCGCCGCCGCGGCGACTACCAGGCAATTGCCGACCAGTACTTCAACGGTGACGTCAAACCCGACGTGCTGCTCATCGGCGGCAGCCGTGACTTCATTCCCAGCACCTCCCCCGGCAGCCGCCGCAAGGACACCACCGACTGGATCGACGGCAGCCAGAAACTCGGCTACCAGTTCGTCAGCACCCGCACCGAACTGAACGCCGCCACCGGCAGCAAACTCTTCGGGCTGTTCAACATCGACAACATCCCCAGCTACCTGGACCGCGCGCAGTACAAGGGCAAGGAAACCCTGGGCGACTTCACCGACATGCCCTTCCTGTGGGACAGCACCAAGAAGGCCGTCGAGACCCTCGACAAGAACCCGAACGGCTTCTTCCTGATGGTCGAGGCGGGCATGGTCGACAAGTACGAGCACCCGCTCGACTGGCAGCGCGCCGTGTGGGACGTACTCGAACTGGACAAAGCCGTCGCGTGGGCCAAGGAGTACGCCAAGACGCACCCGGACACCCTGATTCTCGTCACGGCCGACCACGCCCACTCCCTGAGCGTCTACGGTGGGTACGACGCCACCAAAGGCCCGGGCAAGCGCGAAGCGGTCGGCACGTACGAGAAGGCGGGCTTCCCCACCTACGGCGATCAGCGCGATGCCAACGGCTTTCCGGTCCCCGAGACCAGCCGCACGTACGCGGTGGGCTTCGCCGCCACGCCCGATTACTGCGAAACGTATCTGGGCCGCCCCCAGTTCCTGGATCCCACGGTCAGCAACGGCAAGACCGGCGCGGAGGCGGGCTTCGTACCGAATCCCAAAATCTGCGGTGAAGGGGCCGTGCAGCGCGTCGGGAACCTCGACCCCGCCAGCGCACAGGGCGTGCACACCGCCGACCCCCTGCCCCTGTTCGCGTTCGGGCCCGGCGCGGAGAACTTCAGCGGCGTGATCGACCAGACCGAGATCTTCTTCGGGATTGCCCGCGCCATGGGCCTCGACGCCCGCACGAACAAGTAA
- a CDS encoding ABC transporter ATP-binding protein, translating into MTPAPLTGEGLRVQHAREVTLAYPAFAWPAGAQLAVTGPSGTGKTSLLNVLAGLLHPQSGRVTYGDLILTDLGEAQRDAFRRRNVGYVFQDFHLMPGLTVLENVELALRVAGTARAAERARDALTRLDLGARLRHRPAQLSTGERQRVAIARAVAHRPGLLLVDEPTAHLDRDRAAAALTLLREAAGDLDATLIVVTHDEAVAASLPLRYHVTPGPA; encoded by the coding sequence TTGACCCCCGCGCCCCTGACCGGTGAGGGCCTGCGGGTCCAGCACGCCCGGGAGGTCACGCTGGCCTACCCGGCCTTCGCCTGGCCCGCGGGCGCGCAGCTCGCCGTGACCGGCCCCAGCGGCACCGGGAAGACGTCCCTGCTCAACGTGCTCGCGGGTCTGCTCCACCCCCAGTCGGGCCGCGTCACGTACGGCGACCTGATCCTGACGGACCTCGGAGAAGCGCAGCGAGACGCGTTCCGCCGCCGGAACGTCGGGTACGTCTTTCAGGATTTTCACCTCATGCCGGGACTGACCGTGCTGGAGAACGTGGAGCTGGCCCTGCGCGTCGCGGGAACGGCCAGGGCGGCCGAGCGGGCGCGTGACGCCCTGACCCGCCTCGACCTGGGCGCGCGCCTGCGGCACCGTCCGGCGCAGCTGTCCACCGGGGAGCGGCAGCGGGTGGCCATTGCGCGCGCGGTCGCGCACCGGCCCGGGCTGCTGCTGGTCGACGAGCCGACCGCGCACCTCGACCGCGACCGGGCAGCGGCCGCCCTGACCCTGCTGCGGGAGGCGGCCGGCGACCTGGACGCCACCCTGATTGTCGTCACGCACGACGAGGCGGTGGCCGCCAGCCTGCCGCTGCGGTATCACGTCACGCCGGGACCCGCGTGA
- a CDS encoding ABC transporter permease, whose translation MRLALWTALRTLRHRLGALLITVLAVALATATALVVPMVTRQVERGAQDAAQVFDLLVTAPGSGTQAVMSTLFYLDVPIGNMPHRVYQDLRQLPGTRRAVPLALGDNFAGFPIVGTTAAFFDQRLKPTLPPYFRLAQGRVFTREHDAVIGARVARDAALQVGRTFTGAHGVETGPHEDDAGHRQPYTVTGVLAPTGGPIDRAVLTSIDTVWEVHGAQAAQAQAVTAVLYSAENLAGIYTAAQRVNASKDAMAVFPGQVFAQAREALMQGQAAYAGLSVLVLGIAALTVALSVYTSSLERQRTVALLRALGAGRGAVSTLVLLETGLTVTAGVLLGLALALLASRVGGSVLGAQLGFTLAPPVLTWALASRALLLIPLGLLTAVPHAIQSSRTSPLKHLS comes from the coding sequence GTGAGACTGGCCCTCTGGACGGCGCTGCGCACCCTCCGGCACCGCCTGGGCGCCCTGCTCATCACCGTCCTGGCGGTGGCCCTGGCCACGGCCACGGCGCTCGTCGTGCCCATGGTCACCCGGCAGGTCGAGCGGGGCGCGCAGGACGCCGCGCAGGTCTTCGACCTTCTCGTCACCGCGCCCGGCAGCGGCACGCAGGCCGTGATGTCGACCCTCTTCTACCTGGACGTCCCGATCGGCAACATGCCCCACCGGGTGTATCAGGACCTGCGGCAGCTGCCCGGCACGCGGCGGGCCGTTCCCCTCGCCCTGGGGGACAACTTCGCGGGCTTTCCCATCGTGGGCACCACCGCCGCGTTCTTCGACCAGCGGCTCAAGCCGACGCTGCCGCCGTACTTCCGGCTGGCGCAGGGACGCGTCTTCACGAGAGAGCATGACGCCGTGATCGGCGCGCGCGTCGCCCGTGACGCTGCCCTCCAGGTCGGCCGGACGTTCACCGGCGCGCACGGTGTGGAGACCGGGCCGCACGAGGACGACGCCGGGCACCGGCAGCCGTACACGGTCACGGGCGTGCTGGCCCCCACCGGTGGCCCCATTGACCGGGCCGTGCTGACCTCCATCGACACGGTCTGGGAGGTGCACGGGGCGCAGGCCGCGCAGGCGCAGGCCGTGACCGCCGTGCTGTACTCCGCCGAGAACCTCGCGGGAATCTACACGGCCGCGCAGCGCGTGAACGCGAGCAAGGATGCCATGGCCGTCTTCCCCGGGCAGGTGTTCGCGCAGGCCCGGGAGGCGCTGATGCAGGGCCAGGCAGCGTACGCGGGGCTGTCCGTGCTGGTGCTGGGCATCGCGGCATTGACCGTGGCCCTGAGCGTATACACGTCCAGCCTGGAACGCCAGCGCACCGTGGCCCTGCTGCGCGCCCTGGGTGCCGGGCGCGGCGCAGTCTCCACGCTGGTGCTGCTGGAAACGGGCCTGACCGTCACCGCCGGCGTGCTGCTGGGTCTGGCCCTGGCCCTGCTGGCCAGCAGGGTCGGGGGGAGCGTGCTGGGCGCGCAGCTCGGGTTTACCCTGGCGCCGCCAGTGCTCACCTGGGCGCTGGCGTCCCGCGCCCTGCTCCTGATTCCGCTGGGCCTGCTCACGGCCGTCCCACACGCCATTCAGTCCAGTCGCACCAGTCCGCTCAAGCATCTGTCATGA
- a CDS encoding CHAD domain-containing protein, with protein sequence MGSLSAHRQYRHLRAEALKGDEEAVHRLRKLAREAEVHARVGGLPKRGRRVWKQVRRAASALRDHDVTGPLVREALQALTVPAAEVTAVLTAWNAQRAALLGSLTLPRRVPRLPDSPGRRRWERFLAAETGRVLATVPPRDGRVHAEQWHDWRKALKRYRAVLELRTRSPEALVALLRSLGDAQDAQTLLELTGRDPLLTPYRPGLSRAAQARRRAARQAAWLHWERLGGDLQRPV encoded by the coding sequence ATGGGCTCACTGTCAGCTCACCGCCAGTACCGTCATCTGCGGGCAGAGGCCCTGAAGGGTGACGAGGAAGCCGTTCACCGCCTGCGAAAACTGGCGCGCGAGGCGGAGGTACACGCGCGGGTCGGGGGCCTCCCGAAACGCGGGCGGCGCGTGTGGAAGCAGGTGCGCCGCGCCGCGTCGGCCCTGCGGGATCACGATGTCACCGGGCCGCTGGTCCGGGAGGCGCTGCAGGCACTGACGGTGCCGGCCGCGGAGGTGACGGCCGTGCTGACCGCCTGGAACGCGCAGCGGGCGGCGTTGCTGGGCAGCCTGACACTCCCGCGGCGGGTGCCGAGACTCCCGGACTCACCGGGCCGCCGCCGCTGGGAGCGGTTCCTGGCTGCCGAGACAGGGCGGGTGCTGGCGACCGTGCCGCCCCGCGACGGGCGGGTCCACGCAGAGCAGTGGCATGACTGGCGTAAGGCCCTGAAACGCTACCGGGCAGTGCTGGAGCTGCGCACCCGGTCCCCGGAGGCACTGGTGGCGCTGTTGCGGTCCCTGGGGGACGCGCAGGACGCGCAGACCCTGCTTGAACTGACGGGCCGTGACCCGCTGCTGACGCCTTACCGCCCCGGGCTGAGCCGGGCGGCGCAGGCCCGGCGACGGGCGGCCCGGCAGGCAGCGTGGCTGCACTGGGAGCGTCTGGGAGGTGACCTGCAGCGCCCCGTTTAA
- a CDS encoding diguanylate cyclase, with translation MEEAADETRRTYYVWACVAGLFASGILTVQAALGDGPERLYFLFTQPLIALFCVTALLVVTLRLGQVGRLERLALLVVTVAAMGRLPFDLLALGGPAAGAEAQMVIGLLLCAVLAFLTLGSRAATAFVLTVYVVHATLILQHEVSRGGPWLTALGTQFALGTLLTLLAALFHFRIGYVQISHDRDALRTLAVTDALTGLLNRRGGERALNALNATRRAYLLAVADVDDFKGLNDRYGHPEGDRVLQVLAGGLQRADTAVRWGGEEFLIITEQVGPDGVAELRELIRHAHERLQALTGPVTSVPVTLSVGAAHVAPGEAWQDALRRADEALYAAKAAGKNRVLLAGTAGRR, from the coding sequence ATGGAGGAAGCGGCAGACGAGACGCGGCGCACCTACTACGTGTGGGCCTGCGTCGCCGGGCTGTTCGCGAGCGGGATCCTGACGGTGCAGGCGGCGCTCGGGGACGGTCCGGAGCGCCTGTACTTCCTGTTCACCCAGCCGTTGATCGCGTTGTTCTGCGTGACGGCGCTGCTGGTCGTGACCCTGCGGCTGGGGCAGGTGGGGCGGCTGGAACGGCTCGCGCTGCTGGTGGTCACGGTCGCCGCCATGGGCCGGCTGCCCTTCGATCTGCTGGCGCTGGGCGGGCCGGCGGCCGGCGCGGAGGCGCAGATGGTCATCGGGCTGTTGCTGTGCGCGGTGCTGGCGTTCCTGACGCTGGGCTCCCGCGCGGCGACGGCGTTCGTGCTGACGGTCTACGTCGTGCACGCCACCCTGATCCTCCAGCATGAGGTGAGCCGCGGCGGTCCGTGGCTGACGGCGCTCGGCACGCAATTCGCGCTCGGGACGCTGCTGACGCTGCTGGCCGCACTGTTCCACTTCCGGATCGGGTACGTGCAGATCAGCCATGACCGGGACGCGCTGCGGACCCTGGCGGTCACGGACGCCCTGACCGGCCTCCTGAACCGCCGGGGCGGGGAACGCGCCCTGAACGCCCTGAACGCCACGCGCCGCGCGTACCTGCTGGCGGTGGCGGACGTGGACGACTTCAAGGGCCTCAACGACCGGTACGGGCACCCGGAGGGGGACCGGGTGCTGCAGGTCCTCGCGGGGGGCCTGCAGCGGGCGGACACGGCCGTACGCTGGGGCGGTGAGGAGTTCCTGATCATCACGGAGCAGGTCGGGCCGGACGGCGTGGCGGAACTCCGGGAGTTGATCCGCCACGCGCACGAGCGCCTGCAGGCGCTGACCGGTCCGGTCACGTCCGTCCCGGTGACCCTCAGTGTCGGTGCCGCGCATGTCGCCCCGGGCGAGGCGTGGCAGGACGCCCTGCGCCGCGCTGACGAGGCGCTGTACGCCGCCAAGGCCGCCGGGAAGAACCGCGTTCTGCTGGCCGGGACCGCGGGGCGCCGTTGA
- a CDS encoding GGDEF domain-containing protein: MPSTLSPARPSERRQRQALQLLAALSTAVNGVILLYLWTQADPQRQAGRALPALLISLSLLTLTLWSRVTLRALHRLSVGVLLAWFAANVHSVVLSARPVTSGLLIHLILLALFSFTWLPVRPAALLVSAGYALLILAALASAAPDVPGVILTALTLPVIWHLTQHGLTVNRERIRSEALRTLATTDPLTGLLNRRAGQAALDTAVTVHAHHPGQLWAALIDIDHFKRVNDDLGHQTGDTLLIAVAGLLRSDLPPGGAAIRWGGEEFLLLLPDQTGEQAHARVQAMLGHVRNLRLPGVPPTTISAGLATLREAPSTRALVDLADRRLYEAKAAGRNRLTGPPVATYKDGLPDTPETTPEDARP, translated from the coding sequence TTGCCGTCCACCCTGAGCCCCGCCCGCCCCAGCGAACGCCGCCAGCGGCAGGCGCTGCAACTGCTGGCCGCGCTCAGCACGGCCGTGAACGGCGTGATCCTGCTGTACCTGTGGACGCAGGCCGACCCCCAGCGGCAGGCGGGCCGCGCCCTGCCGGCGCTGCTGATCTCCCTGAGCCTCCTGACCCTGACCCTCTGGTCCCGCGTGACCCTGCGCGCCCTGCACCGCCTGAGCGTCGGCGTGCTGCTCGCCTGGTTCGCCGCGAACGTGCACAGCGTCGTCCTGAGCGCGCGGCCCGTCACGTCCGGCCTGCTGATCCACCTGATCCTGCTGGCCCTGTTCTCGTTCACGTGGCTGCCCGTGCGGCCCGCTGCGCTGCTCGTCAGCGCCGGGTACGCCCTGCTGATCCTGGCGGCCCTCGCCAGCGCCGCGCCGGACGTGCCGGGCGTCATCCTGACCGCCCTGACCCTGCCGGTCATCTGGCACCTCACCCAGCACGGCCTGACCGTTAACCGGGAACGCATCCGCAGCGAGGCCCTCCGGACCCTGGCCACCACCGACCCCCTCACCGGGCTGCTCAACCGCCGCGCTGGGCAGGCCGCCCTCGACACGGCCGTCACTGTCCACGCCCACCACCCGGGCCAGCTGTGGGCGGCGCTGATCGACATCGACCACTTCAAACGCGTGAATGACGACCTCGGCCATCAGACCGGCGACACGCTCCTTATCGCCGTCGCCGGACTCCTGCGATCTGACCTGCCCCCCGGCGGCGCGGCCATCCGCTGGGGCGGCGAGGAATTCCTGCTGCTGCTGCCCGACCAGACAGGCGAGCAGGCGCACGCACGCGTGCAGGCCATGCTCGGTCACGTGCGGAACCTGCGCCTGCCCGGCGTTCCACCCACCACGATCAGCGCCGGACTCGCCACCCTGCGCGAAGCGCCGTCCACCCGCGCGCTGGTCGACCTGGCCGACCGCCGCCTGTACGAAGCGAAAGCCGCCGGCCGCAACCGCCTGACCGGCCCGCCAGTCGCCACTTACAAGGACGGACTCCCCGACACACCCGAAACAACCCCAGAGGACGCCCGGCCATGA
- a CDS encoding transposase family protein has translation MERVETALTGSGEFRLPGCKSLKRDENVFQIIAVDAAETPCERPTSQQRRWYSGKKKRHTLNTPVVIDVSTRMILCVATAFGSMHDLTLFRQSGVQIHPETALIGNAGYRGIWQHHIQSRRPGPPRRRC, from the coding sequence GTGGAACGCGTCGAAACCGCCCTGACCGGGAGCGGAGAGTTCCGACTTCCTGGCTGCAAGAGCCTGAAACGGGACGAGAACGTCTTCCAGATCATCGCCGTGGATGCCGCCGAAACCCCCTGTGAGCGGCCGACCAGCCAACAACGCCGCTGGTACAGCGGCAAGAAGAAACGACACACCCTGAACACGCCGGTCGTGATCGACGTGTCCACCCGCATGATTCTGTGCGTTGCCACCGCCTTCGGGTCCATGCATGACCTCACCCTGTTCCGGCAGTCGGGCGTCCAGATCCATCCAGAGACGGCGCTGATCGGCAACGCCGGATACAGGGGCATCTGGCAGCATCATATTCAGTCACGCCGCCCAGGGCCACCAAGAAGGCGCTGTTGA
- a CDS encoding helix-turn-helix transcriptional regulator, with product MDEQSDTLVGIGLRIRAVREQRGWNQDEFAHRAGVHRSYVTQLENGRKDFRISTLYRLAEALAIPVTDLLTGTPDAAR from the coding sequence ATGGACGAGCAGTCGGACACACTGGTCGGGATTGGCCTGCGAATACGCGCCGTCCGCGAGCAGCGCGGCTGGAACCAGGACGAGTTCGCCCACCGGGCGGGCGTGCACCGCTCGTACGTCACGCAACTCGAGAACGGACGCAAGGACTTCCGCATCAGCACGCTCTACCGCCTGGCGGAAGCGCTGGCCATCCCCGTCACGGACCTCCTGACAGGCACTCCGGACGCCGCCCGCTGA
- a CDS encoding replication initiator protein A → MPDSAAYTGQIVKHQVERSRPPRSGVRVPAIETPRRVDELNLGQLGLICVQERIPSDYTSWEVHLDVDGQPARLSCVAPSEFGGVPHGLDGDIMNGILTIFLEQGSPESGEIVTTGHQILVSAGLDVGGRYYQVLHASLHRLNSAKFVAQNAWRAHTQRRWTTQTFSLVDDLAYDSAEQTLGRGSVIRIRLHRAFVQSVREKYLKPLDPMLLGELTRPLTRSVYRLLDARRYDPTDPQVIAMDLRMRLVHWGIECKLKDLVPSRIRRALEKAHTELQEHGYLEVVEHLGSGARQEIVYRFGDGTNFGMDLLSRLVRHGVGVNVAQSVVQETARDDLIHRLAKAEYLLARGSGRIQNRAGYVVSVLKDDGTRFPDPEGFVPPASPKGRVARSAGVATPAPPAAQEPAQEDVASVRHAREVELRSLSSEEQADALIARMRLLCGAQVVKLGAARIALIHQAIRDTLLDTVTVERELMTAVYGGSAEVFLQALVREAEERIQKGQGALLGG, encoded by the coding sequence ATGCCAGATTCTGCCGCCTATACTGGGCAGATCGTGAAACACCAGGTCGAACGTTCACGCCCGCCCCGGTCCGGCGTGCGGGTCCCTGCGATCGAGACCCCACGCCGCGTCGACGAACTGAACCTGGGGCAACTGGGGCTGATCTGCGTACAGGAACGCATTCCAAGTGATTACACCAGCTGGGAAGTCCACCTCGACGTCGACGGGCAACCCGCGAGACTCTCCTGCGTGGCGCCCAGTGAGTTCGGTGGTGTGCCGCACGGCCTGGACGGCGACATCATGAACGGTATCCTGACCATCTTCCTGGAACAGGGTTCCCCCGAAAGCGGTGAGATCGTCACGACCGGGCATCAGATTCTCGTGAGCGCGGGACTGGATGTCGGCGGCCGGTACTACCAGGTGCTGCATGCCAGCCTGCACCGCCTGAACAGTGCGAAGTTCGTCGCTCAGAACGCGTGGCGGGCCCACACGCAGCGCCGCTGGACCACGCAGACCTTCTCGCTGGTGGACGATCTCGCGTACGACAGTGCCGAGCAGACCCTCGGGCGCGGAAGCGTCATCCGGATCCGGCTGCACCGCGCGTTCGTCCAGAGCGTCCGGGAGAAGTACCTCAAACCCCTGGACCCGATGCTCCTCGGAGAACTCACGCGGCCCCTGACCCGCAGCGTGTACCGCCTGCTGGACGCCCGCCGGTACGACCCGACCGATCCGCAGGTGATCGCCATGGACCTGCGGATGCGCCTCGTGCACTGGGGTATCGAATGCAAGCTCAAGGACCTGGTGCCCAGCCGGATTCGCCGGGCCCTGGAAAAAGCTCACACCGAACTGCAGGAACACGGGTACCTCGAAGTGGTGGAGCACCTGGGAAGCGGTGCGCGGCAGGAGATCGTCTACCGCTTCGGCGATGGCACCAATTTCGGTATGGACCTGCTCAGCCGCCTCGTGCGGCACGGCGTCGGTGTGAACGTCGCGCAGTCAGTGGTTCAGGAAACCGCTCGGGACGATCTGATCCACCGCCTCGCGAAAGCGGAATACCTGCTGGCCCGGGGTTCCGGGCGAATTCAGAACCGCGCCGGGTACGTGGTGAGCGTCCTCAAGGACGACGGCACCCGGTTTCCCGATCCGGAGGGGTTCGTGCCGCCTGCCTCTCCAAAGGGCCGTGTGGCCCGGTCTGCTGGCGTGGCCACGCCAGCGCCTCCAGCCGCACAGGAGCCTGCTCAGGAGGACGTGGCGAGTGTCCGCCACGCCCGTGAAGTGGAGTTGCGGTCCCTGAGTTCCGAAGAGCAGGCGGACGCCCTCATAGCCCGTATGCGGTTGTTATGCGGCGCGCAGGTTGTGAAGCTCGGCGCAGCCCGGATCGCTCTGATCCATCAGGCGATCCGGGACACGCTTCTGGACACGGTCACCGTGGAACGGGAACTGATGACAGCCGTGTACGGCGGGAGCGCTGAAGTCTTCCTGCAGGCACTGGTCCGGGAAGCCGAGGAGCGCATTCAGAAGGGCCAGGGCGCACTGCTCGGCGGGTGA
- a CDS encoding DUF4157 domain-containing protein gives MTERVQQTRRKAPLPQRTPEQMDVPVAMEPLAVQRQALTRHGTRPQSAQRHAAGPVLRAASLDRQEHAHLEQERGHVQRQVAALGEVTTVGPQADPRPVPDRPTTPAEWVTVMRARAEEVHGQSLDSRCSAAFTALQRQVAQTLAQGFRSDRGDAQARYAAYGEHLATLQRHPVSAPVARVVLGLIPSAERLPLRRAVDETLQRLQAQEQAALNFDTLQTLQRQLAELDAEATQPVLARIQARRGSGNPLPEAIQRHLEQGLNHDLSRVRIHDDAQADKLAKGVNAIAFTTGTDIFFQAGSFNPSTQSGLELLAHEVTHTVQQSQGRVGTGIDPDAGLESEARRMGAQLASAGPIRQTAGRLKPLVPAVSLRGLQRAPGSAAGIAKWRKRLDSLNKELALDLTDLLTGGPDAAR, from the coding sequence ATGACCGAACGGGTCCAGCAGACCAGACGCAAGGCCCCGCTCCCACAGCGGACGCCAGAACAGATGGACGTGCCAGTGGCCATGGAGCCCCTCGCCGTCCAGCGGCAGGCCCTCACAAGGCACGGCACCCGCCCACAGAGCGCGCAGCGTCACGCGGCCGGGCCGGTCCTGCGGGCCGCCAGCCTGGACAGACAGGAACACGCCCACCTCGAACAGGAACGCGGCCACGTCCAGCGGCAGGTAGCAGCGCTCGGTGAAGTGACGACTGTGGGGCCACAGGCGGACCCCCGCCCCGTTCCCGATCGGCCCACCACGCCCGCCGAGTGGGTGACTGTGATGCGCGCCCGGGCCGAAGAAGTCCACGGGCAATCGCTGGATTCCCGCTGCAGCGCAGCCTTCACCGCGCTGCAACGGCAGGTGGCACAGACCCTCGCACAGGGCTTCCGCTCAGACCGGGGGGATGCCCAGGCCCGCTACGCCGCGTACGGGGAGCACCTCGCCACTCTGCAGCGCCATCCAGTCAGTGCCCCAGTCGCCCGCGTGGTACTGGGTCTGATTCCTTCTGCGGAGCGGCTCCCCCTTCGGCGGGCGGTCGACGAGACCCTGCAGCGCCTCCAGGCGCAGGAGCAGGCTGCCCTGAACTTCGACACCCTGCAGACCCTTCAGCGGCAACTCGCGGAGCTGGACGCGGAAGCCACACAGCCCGTGCTGGCCCGCATCCAGGCGCGGCGTGGGAGCGGGAACCCGCTTCCGGAAGCCATTCAGCGTCACCTGGAGCAGGGCCTGAACCATGACCTGAGCCGCGTGCGGATTCACGATGACGCGCAGGCCGACAAGCTCGCCAAGGGCGTGAACGCCATCGCGTTCACGACGGGCACGGACATCTTCTTCCAGGCGGGGAGCTTCAATCCGAGCACGCAGAGCGGCCTGGAACTCCTGGCGCACGAGGTCACGCACACCGTCCAGCAGAGCCAGGGCCGCGTGGGCACCGGCATCGACCCGGACGCCGGGCTGGAGAGTGAGGCGCGCAGGATGGGCGCACAACTGGCGAGTGCAGGGCCGATCAGGCAGACGGCCGGCCGACTGAAGCCACTCGTTCCGGCCGTGAGTCTGCGGGGCTTACAGCGCGCCCCGGGATCGGCCGCCGGTATCGCCAAGTGGCGCAAGAGGCTGGACAGCCTCAACAAGGAACTTGCGTTGGACCTGACAGACCTCCTGACCGGCGGTCCGGACGCCGCCCGCTGA